The Candidatus Roseilinea sp. genome contains a region encoding:
- a CDS encoding phytoene desaturase: MKTNVIVIGAGIGGLSAAIRLAAHGYRVTVIEQLDRPGGKVGEVRAEGFRWDTGPSVITMRHVYEGLFAEAGRDLNDYLDLVPLQPITRYFWRDGAMIDAVADEEAMCENIRRAFGPRDVDGYRRFMRYAKRLHDVVGGPFLYRQKPTLRDLVSLPLADVFKIDALRTMHQAIRAHFRDPHLVQLFDRFATYNGSSPYRAPATLNVIAYVEMAQGAWYPRGGVFRLAQAWERLASELGVELRYNSPAQEICIASGRACGVRLMSGETIRADAVVCNVDYTWARETLIPDHARRKGALEPSCSGFVLLLGMRGVHDALAHHNIFFTQDYRREFDDIFVRRIAPRDPTLYVCITSKTDPDHAPPGCENWFVLINAPYLSAAYDWRAEAERYAQHIKGLLVANLGRIAPLSDAPGLVQVARRLTPLDLQATYGGHQGAIYGFLVKHAPQRRSCGRANRDGTIGRLYFAGGSVHPGGGVPLVTLSGIAAARCVEEDSR, translated from the coding sequence ATGAAGACGAATGTGATCGTCATCGGCGCCGGCATCGGTGGGTTAAGCGCCGCCATCCGGCTGGCCGCACACGGCTACCGCGTCACGGTCATCGAACAGCTCGATCGCCCCGGCGGCAAGGTGGGCGAGGTGCGCGCCGAGGGATTCCGCTGGGACACCGGCCCGTCGGTCATCACCATGCGGCACGTGTACGAGGGGCTGTTCGCCGAAGCCGGCCGCGACCTGAACGACTACCTCGACCTCGTCCCGCTACAACCGATCACGCGCTACTTCTGGCGCGACGGCGCAATGATTGATGCCGTGGCCGACGAAGAGGCGATGTGCGAGAACATCCGGCGCGCCTTTGGACCGCGTGACGTGGATGGCTATCGCCGCTTCATGCGCTACGCCAAACGGCTACATGACGTGGTCGGCGGGCCTTTTCTCTACCGGCAAAAGCCCACGCTGCGCGACCTGGTCTCGCTCCCGCTGGCCGACGTGTTCAAGATCGATGCGCTGCGCACGATGCACCAGGCCATCCGTGCGCACTTCCGCGATCCGCACCTGGTGCAGCTCTTCGACCGCTTCGCCACCTACAACGGCTCGTCACCCTATCGCGCGCCGGCCACGCTCAACGTGATCGCCTATGTGGAGATGGCGCAGGGCGCGTGGTACCCGCGCGGCGGCGTCTTCCGGCTGGCGCAAGCCTGGGAACGGTTGGCCAGCGAGCTGGGCGTGGAGCTGCGCTACAACAGCCCGGCGCAGGAGATCTGCATCGCATCCGGCAGGGCCTGCGGCGTGCGGCTGATGAGCGGAGAGACCATCCGCGCCGATGCGGTCGTATGCAATGTGGATTACACCTGGGCGCGCGAGACGTTGATTCCAGACCACGCGCGCCGCAAAGGCGCGCTCGAACCCTCCTGCAGCGGCTTTGTGCTCCTGCTCGGCATGCGCGGGGTGCACGACGCGTTGGCGCACCACAACATCTTCTTCACCCAGGATTACCGGCGCGAGTTTGACGACATCTTCGTCCGGCGCATCGCGCCGCGCGATCCGACGCTCTACGTGTGCATCACCAGCAAGACCGACCCCGATCACGCACCGCCGGGCTGCGAGAACTGGTTCGTGCTCATCAACGCGCCTTACCTGAGCGCGGCCTATGACTGGCGAGCCGAGGCCGAGCGCTACGCGCAGCACATCAAAGGATTGCTGGTTGCCAACTTGGGGCGCATCGCTCCGCTATCGGACGCGCCAGGGCTGGTGCAGGTGGCGCGCCGGCTCACGCCGTTGGACTTGCAGGCGACCTACGGCGGCCATCAGGGCGCGATCTATGGCTTCCTCGTCAAACACGCGCCACAGCGGCGTTCATGCGGCCGGGCAAACCGAGATGGCACGATCGGCCGGCTCTACTTCGCCGGCGGCAGCGTGCATCCCGGCGGCGGCGTGCCGTTGGTCACGCTATCGGGTATTGCAGCGGCGCGATGCGTCGAAGAGGACTCGCGATAG
- a CDS encoding peptidase: MWRTTARHPLIVDAHLDIAYNALYKQRDYRRSALATRAIERNSPVEKQSGQCTVGLPDMIRGRVGLCFGTIFVEPYSRKLGEGWPAYRDAREAHALGMAQLDFYRRWAEEERHVTLVTTQGELAAVCRRWGVEESLGASPAGSRFSTPHCVGIVLLMEGADPILEPKELERWYERGLRIVGPAWDTTRYAGGTWSGGRLSKLGRELLDVMAQFGVILDVSHMSHESLYEALDAFEGRHVIASHSNPYRYAPTPRHLPDRAIEMIAERGGVIGVVLYNRFLKKDWSGKKEAVTLDDVVRMIDHICQVTGSADHVGIGSDYDGGLGYNDIPRELNTIRDHYKIGDELLARGFEPQHVAQIMRGNWLRILREALPT, encoded by the coding sequence ATGTGGCGTACCACCGCTCGCCACCCGCTGATCGTGGATGCGCATCTCGACATCGCCTACAACGCGCTTTACAAACAGCGCGACTACCGTCGCTCGGCCCTCGCGACGCGCGCGATCGAGCGCAACAGCCCGGTCGAGAAACAATCCGGCCAATGCACGGTCGGCCTGCCGGACATGATCCGCGGGCGCGTCGGGCTATGTTTCGGCACAATCTTCGTCGAGCCGTATTCGCGCAAGCTGGGCGAAGGCTGGCCGGCCTATCGCGACGCGCGCGAAGCGCACGCCTTGGGCATGGCGCAGCTCGACTTCTACCGGCGCTGGGCCGAGGAAGAGCGGCACGTGACGCTGGTGACGACGCAGGGGGAGCTGGCGGCAGTCTGCCGGCGATGGGGCGTCGAGGAGAGCCTTGGGGCATCTCCGGCCGGCTCCCGATTCTCGACGCCGCACTGCGTCGGCATCGTGCTGCTCATGGAAGGCGCCGACCCGATCTTGGAGCCGAAGGAATTGGAGCGCTGGTATGAGCGCGGGCTGCGCATCGTCGGGCCGGCCTGGGACACGACGCGCTACGCCGGCGGCACGTGGAGCGGCGGGCGGCTGAGCAAACTTGGCCGTGAGCTGCTGGATGTGATGGCGCAGTTCGGCGTCATCCTCGACGTCAGCCACATGTCGCACGAGTCGCTCTACGAAGCGCTGGACGCCTTCGAGGGCCGCCACGTCATCGCCAGCCACAGCAACCCCTACCGCTACGCGCCGACGCCACGCCACCTGCCGGATAGGGCCATCGAGATGATCGCCGAGCGCGGCGGCGTGATCGGCGTGGTGCTCTACAACCGCTTTCTGAAGAAGGATTGGAGCGGCAAGAAGGAAGCGGTGACGCTCGATGACGTTGTGCGCATGATTGATCACATCTGCCAAGTGACCGGCAGCGCCGACCACGTCGGCATCGGCAGCGATTACGACGGCGGGCTGGGCTACAACGACATCCCGCGTGAGCTGAACACCATCCGCGACCACTACAAGATCGGCGACGAACTGCTGGCGCGCGGCTTCGAGCCGCAGCACGTGGCGCAGATCATGCGCGGCAACTGGCTGCGCATCCTCCGCGAGGCGCTGCCAACGTAG
- a CDS encoding drug:proton antiporter — MHDVAIVGAGPGGSATAHYLAQRGVDVLLLDKADFPRDKTCGDGLTPRAVSVLQDMGLVEALRRVGHIIRRFEVFAPNHRSTADALTMPNGLPDFALVVPRLTLDDLLLQRAICSHARFEPRVHVSALYIEESNGTPHVMLQGERDGRRVCFGARLAVIATGANTGLLLRAGILRAQPRVMVAARAYFENIRGLTDAWTLRFDGAPLPGYGWVFPIASDAANVGVGYFKHDRKASALGCFESFRRSPAMQRLLEGATQAGPVRGYPLREDFLTSPTFGERALLVGEAAGLVNPLTGEGIDYALESGRIAADHAYGMLERGRFTPQQHAAYDRALRERFQALFEFCAWVRRWCLHPVALNVLVAMANRRDDLRKKLMNAVLGGAPIRGKPTAGRALRALVGR, encoded by the coding sequence TCTGGCGCAGCGCGGCGTGGACGTGTTGCTGCTGGACAAGGCCGACTTCCCACGCGACAAGACTTGCGGCGACGGGCTCACGCCGCGAGCGGTGAGTGTGCTGCAAGACATGGGGTTGGTCGAGGCGCTCCGGCGCGTCGGTCACATCATCCGGCGCTTCGAAGTGTTCGCGCCGAACCACCGCTCTACCGCCGACGCGCTCACCATGCCCAATGGCCTGCCCGACTTTGCACTGGTCGTGCCGCGTCTCACGCTCGACGATCTACTTCTCCAGCGAGCCATTTGCAGCCATGCGCGCTTCGAGCCGCGCGTGCACGTGAGCGCCCTGTACATCGAGGAGTCGAACGGCACGCCACACGTCATGCTCCAGGGCGAACGCGACGGACGGCGCGTCTGCTTTGGGGCGCGCCTGGCGGTGATCGCTACGGGTGCGAACACCGGCCTGCTGCTGCGCGCCGGCATCTTGCGCGCTCAACCCAGGGTCATGGTCGCCGCACGCGCTTACTTTGAAAACATCCGCGGGTTGACCGACGCCTGGACGCTGCGCTTCGACGGCGCCCCTCTGCCGGGCTACGGCTGGGTATTCCCCATCGCTTCGGATGCGGCCAACGTCGGCGTCGGATACTTCAAACACGATCGGAAGGCATCGGCGTTGGGCTGCTTCGAGTCCTTCCGCCGGTCGCCGGCCATGCAGCGATTGCTAGAGGGCGCAACGCAGGCCGGCCCGGTGCGCGGTTATCCGCTCCGCGAAGACTTCCTCACGTCGCCGACCTTCGGCGAGCGCGCGCTGCTGGTGGGTGAAGCCGCCGGGCTCGTCAACCCACTCACCGGCGAAGGTATTGACTACGCGCTGGAGTCGGGCCGCATCGCCGCCGACCACGCCTATGGCATGCTCGAGCGCGGCCGTTTCACGCCTCAGCAACACGCCGCATACGACCGCGCCCTGCGCGAGCGCTTCCAGGCGTTGTTCGAGTTCTGCGCCTGGGTGCGCAGGTGGTGCCTGCATCCGGTCGCACTTAACGTGCTGGTGGCTATGGCGAACCGGCGCGACGACCTGCGCAAAAAACTGATGAACGCGGTGCTCGGCGGCGCGCCCATCCGCGGCAAGCCAACGGCGGGACGCGCGCTCCGGGCGCTGGTCGGGCGGTAG
- a CDS encoding lycopene cyclase, whose translation MEIEGRLDYIIVGAGAAGLSLAYYLNQVGLTDRRILLLDREPKTANDRTWCFWEVGEGAFEALIFRRWERLAFHGEGLSMTLEIAPYRYKMIRGVDFYRFMARWLAAQPNITCAYAEVTRVESVGDEAVIQTRDGRTHRGAWAFNSILLDPPARQPTYHYLLQHFLGWVIHTPARAFDPEIATLMDFRVDQASDTRFVYVLPLDAHTALVEYTVFSGELLPRAEYARQLEAYIRGRLHITDYETQHEEFGVIPMTDAPFPEQHGGRVINIGTAGGYTKPSTGYTFQRIQRRTQHIAQALKATGRPHVATPPLRRRYELFDSALLNVLDKGRERGRRVFTDLFARNPPQRVFRFLDEDTTLMEDVQIMSSVNIPAFIAATADALRRRLVWPRNRRRSRTDSSTR comes from the coding sequence TTGGAGATTGAAGGTCGCCTCGATTACATCATCGTCGGCGCAGGGGCCGCGGGGCTTAGCCTGGCCTATTACCTGAACCAAGTCGGCCTGACCGACCGGCGCATCTTGTTACTCGACCGCGAACCTAAAACGGCCAACGACCGCACGTGGTGCTTCTGGGAAGTCGGTGAGGGCGCGTTCGAGGCGCTCATCTTTCGCCGCTGGGAGCGCCTGGCTTTCCACGGCGAGGGCCTCTCCATGACGCTGGAGATCGCCCCGTATCGCTACAAGATGATTCGCGGCGTGGACTTCTATCGTTTCATGGCGCGCTGGTTGGCTGCGCAACCCAACATCACCTGCGCCTACGCCGAGGTGACGCGCGTCGAAAGTGTAGGCGACGAGGCGGTGATCCAAACGCGAGACGGGCGAACCCATCGCGGCGCATGGGCCTTCAACAGCATCTTGCTCGACCCGCCGGCGCGCCAACCCACCTACCACTACCTGCTCCAGCACTTCCTGGGCTGGGTGATCCACACGCCGGCGCGCGCGTTCGATCCGGAGATTGCGACGCTGATGGACTTCCGCGTGGATCAAGCAAGCGACACGCGCTTCGTCTATGTGCTGCCGCTCGATGCGCATACGGCGCTGGTGGAATACACGGTGTTTTCGGGCGAGCTACTCCCCCGCGCCGAATACGCCCGGCAGTTGGAAGCGTACATCCGCGGCCGGTTGCACATCACCGACTACGAGACGCAACACGAGGAATTCGGTGTGATCCCGATGACCGATGCGCCCTTTCCTGAACAGCACGGCGGGCGCGTGATTAACATCGGCACCGCTGGCGGCTACACCAAGCCGAGCACGGGCTACACCTTTCAGCGCATCCAACGACGCACCCAGCACATCGCGCAGGCGCTCAAGGCGACCGGCCGTCCCCACGTCGCAACGCCACCGCTACGCAGGCGCTATGAGTTGTTCGACAGCGCCTTGCTGAACGTACTGGACAAGGGGCGCGAACGAGGCCGGCGCGTGTTCACCGACCTGTTCGCGCGCAATCCGCCGCAGCGCGTATTCCGCTTTCTGGATGAAGACACAACGCTGATGGAAGACGTGCAAATCATGAGCAGCGTCAACATCCCGGCGTTCATCGCCGCGACGGCCGACGCGCTGCGCCGCCGGCT
- a CDS encoding protease PrsW, whose translation MPVWLSALFIAIPTYWYARLVRGIDRFEQEPAKYLIAAFLWGALPAAFISLVLQLIFSLPVSYLWGESASMAATSIVFAPLTEELAKGLAVAAVYLWRRREFDGWVDGIVYGSTVGFGFAYIENVLYLANAGVLADWIELFVLRVIVFGFMHGFYTSLIGMGFGVARHAPSRLRALWSIALGWAAAIAVHAIHNTSVTLVEASSGSTLLVTALNYGLLIVLMLGLRWLSARRDRQMFKAYLADESPDVITPEAYAVLSGVRVNAKSRSAPRLGKSFYHLAGELAQRKRQLIEYGEDVAEEIGRLRIQLRELSYPQVRVASAAQSLDAADPDKSR comes from the coding sequence GTGCCGGTCTGGCTTTCGGCTCTTTTCATCGCGATTCCCACCTACTGGTACGCGCGCCTGGTGCGCGGCATTGACCGCTTTGAACAGGAACCGGCCAAGTATCTCATCGCCGCGTTCTTGTGGGGCGCGCTCCCGGCGGCGTTCATCTCGCTCGTCTTGCAATTGATCTTCTCGTTGCCGGTGTCGTACTTGTGGGGTGAGTCGGCATCCATGGCGGCCACTTCGATCGTCTTCGCGCCGTTGACGGAGGAGCTGGCCAAAGGATTGGCGGTCGCTGCGGTTTACCTCTGGCGCCGGCGCGAGTTCGATGGCTGGGTAGACGGCATCGTGTACGGCTCGACGGTGGGCTTCGGCTTTGCCTACATCGAGAACGTGCTCTACCTGGCAAACGCCGGTGTGTTGGCGGACTGGATTGAGTTGTTCGTCTTGCGTGTGATCGTGTTTGGCTTCATGCACGGCTTCTACACCTCGCTCATCGGCATGGGCTTTGGCGTTGCGCGCCATGCCCCGTCGCGGTTGCGCGCACTCTGGAGCATCGCGCTGGGCTGGGCGGCAGCGATTGCCGTGCACGCGATCCACAACACGTCTGTCACACTGGTTGAGGCGAGCAGCGGTTCGACGCTGCTGGTCACCGCCCTCAACTATGGGTTGCTGATCGTGCTGATGTTGGGCTTGCGCTGGCTGAGTGCGCGTCGCGACCGTCAGATGTTCAAGGCCTACCTCGCCGATGAGTCGCCGGATGTCATCACCCCAGAAGCCTATGCCGTCCTCTCAGGCGTACGGGTGAATGCAAAATCGCGCAGCGCGCCGCGGCTCGGCAAGTCGTTCTACCACCTGGCGGGCGAGTTGGCGCAGCGCAAACGGCAGCTCATCGAATATGGCGAAGATGTGGCGGAAGAGATAGGTCGCTTGCGCATCCAGCTTCGCGAGCTGAGCTATCCGCAAGTGCGCGTGGCATCCGCGGCGCAGTCGTTGGATGCCGCCGATCCCGATAAGAGCAGATAG
- the smc gene encoding chromosome partition protein Smc, which yields MRLKTLTLNGYKTFASKTRFEFGEGITCIIGPNGSGKSNIADAIRWALGEQQFSLLRGKKTDDMIFAGSARRPRASMAEVILTFDNSDGFFPIEFSELEIGRRAYRDGTNEYVLNGNRVRLRDVTDLLAHSGLAERTYTVIGQGLVDEALAQKPEERRTLFEEAAGIAGYRDRREDALRKLEETNHNLARARDILNEITPRLKQLERQAERARQYRALADELNQLARVWLGYHYRRVRSAIEMTAAAQRDAQRAVAEGLDAIRTLDERSVALREARRALQMRLAEMHARRDATRQAAEVASRELAVMRERVAALGRQAAEAQRELDESAAAVDALTARFAEAQAALAAAQAACRERQRELELAEMAASEQQHERAALERGRAEAEQRLSEAGEAVQAARDHIAALRARQDALRQQLDTLSRRAADLGAQREAEFAALDEMSAAMEREASQMNLFEAQYESAVQTLEAARASLEQAQSVLAAAEAEERLTSRMTLFADMRARAARSADELAAMAAQADLPGARGVLSSFIQIAPDDQKAVEAALGELLGAVVIASDRPEEGEAGLTRLRAWLIEQASGRLAVIPTHALRASDDEPDADERILSERARACHARPLLDAIGAPEWIKPALRIIAGRMFIARDLDAARTLAAQLPAGCLCVTRDGEVAHATGTLSLSAGARSPIILGTEAEALTAPDYETALANLERARQHRDQAQREFEAARRLLAQTTQARDLFNRESANRRSRLEAMQRKISLLEESLAALAGDMQRLTEEVESLDRQLAEADDALAQREAALAQAQQALRELDARLNEQLQSGWLESLTAAQAMLAAAQGAVQNAESLSRERAAARAEALAQRETRARRLAELTAQLQAAEATLQPMADTVAQTEAAWREADAEIAPLQSEIAAVEAQLAELDEHRRAAERTLRERESHLNALTLELARHNDELENLRRRALVEIEHEAPKPEQAEDAASTNGMAEDPAHILETLPCVEALPSGVEERIAQLRGQIKRLGAINYEAQAELEALSERHRFITAQCDDLEKASASLRQVIAELNDVMKDTFRQTFEAIAGAFQNTFKTLFGGGQARLTLVHPDNIDECGVEIHAQPPGKRPQSLALLSGGERSLTATALLFAILQVKPTPFCVLDEVDAALDESNVGRFRAMLERLSHGTQFIIITHNRRTVEAATTIYGISMGADGASAVLSLRLDEVKLADGPRT from the coding sequence ATGCGCCTGAAGACGCTCACGCTCAACGGCTATAAAACCTTTGCCAGCAAGACGCGCTTCGAGTTTGGCGAAGGCATCACCTGCATCATCGGGCCCAACGGAAGCGGCAAGAGCAACATCGCCGACGCCATCCGCTGGGCGCTGGGCGAACAACAGTTCTCCTTGTTGCGCGGCAAGAAGACCGACGACATGATCTTCGCCGGCAGCGCTCGGCGCCCCCGCGCCAGCATGGCGGAGGTCATCCTCACCTTCGACAATAGCGATGGCTTCTTCCCGATCGAGTTCAGCGAGCTGGAGATCGGCCGGCGGGCCTATCGCGACGGCACCAACGAATACGTGCTCAACGGCAACCGCGTGCGCTTGCGCGACGTGACCGATCTGCTGGCCCACAGCGGCTTGGCCGAACGCACCTACACGGTGATCGGCCAGGGCTTGGTGGACGAGGCGCTGGCGCAAAAGCCGGAAGAGCGCCGCACGCTGTTCGAAGAAGCCGCCGGCATCGCCGGCTACCGCGATCGGCGCGAGGACGCCCTGCGTAAGCTGGAAGAGACCAACCACAACCTGGCGCGCGCCCGCGACATCCTCAACGAGATCACACCGCGCCTGAAGCAGCTCGAACGGCAAGCCGAGCGCGCGCGCCAATATCGCGCGCTGGCCGACGAATTGAACCAGCTTGCCCGCGTGTGGCTGGGCTACCACTACCGGCGCGTCCGATCCGCCATCGAAATGACGGCCGCCGCCCAACGCGACGCGCAACGCGCCGTCGCCGAGGGGCTGGATGCGATCCGCACGCTGGATGAACGCAGCGTCGCATTGCGCGAGGCGCGCCGGGCGCTACAGATGCGCCTGGCCGAGATGCATGCCCGGCGCGACGCGACGCGCCAAGCCGCCGAGGTTGCATCGCGCGAACTGGCCGTGATGCGCGAGCGCGTCGCCGCGCTGGGACGGCAGGCCGCCGAAGCCCAGCGCGAACTGGACGAGTCGGCCGCTGCAGTAGATGCGCTCACCGCGCGCTTCGCCGAAGCGCAGGCCGCCCTGGCGGCGGCGCAGGCCGCCTGCCGGGAGCGCCAACGTGAGCTTGAACTCGCTGAGATGGCCGCGTCGGAGCAGCAGCACGAGCGCGCCGCGCTGGAAAGAGGACGCGCCGAGGCGGAGCAGCGCCTGAGCGAAGCCGGCGAGGCCGTGCAGGCAGCGCGCGACCACATCGCCGCCCTGCGCGCCCGACAAGATGCGCTGCGACAACAACTCGACACTCTGTCCAGGCGCGCGGCCGACCTGGGCGCGCAGCGCGAAGCGGAGTTCGCTGCGCTGGACGAGATGAGTGCGGCCATGGAACGCGAGGCGTCGCAGATGAACCTGTTCGAGGCGCAGTACGAGTCGGCGGTTCAAACGCTCGAGGCCGCGCGGGCATCGTTGGAACAAGCGCAGTCGGTTCTGGCCGCGGCAGAGGCAGAAGAGCGGTTGACCTCGCGCATGACGCTCTTCGCCGACATGCGCGCGCGGGCTGCCCGCAGCGCCGATGAGCTGGCCGCCATGGCGGCGCAGGCCGATCTGCCCGGCGCGCGCGGCGTGCTCTCGTCTTTCATCCAGATCGCGCCGGATGACCAAAAGGCCGTCGAGGCGGCGCTGGGCGAGCTGCTCGGCGCTGTCGTCATCGCGTCCGACCGGCCGGAGGAGGGCGAAGCCGGCCTGACGCGCCTGCGCGCCTGGCTCATCGAGCAAGCATCCGGCCGGCTCGCCGTGATCCCGACCCACGCGCTGCGCGCCTCGGACGACGAACCCGATGCGGATGAGCGAATCTTGAGCGAGCGCGCCCGCGCATGCCACGCCCGCCCGCTGCTCGACGCGATCGGCGCCCCGGAGTGGATAAAGCCGGCCCTGCGCATCATCGCCGGCCGAATGTTCATCGCGCGCGACCTGGACGCCGCGCGCACGCTGGCCGCGCAGTTGCCCGCCGGCTGCCTATGCGTGACGCGCGACGGCGAAGTCGCTCACGCCACCGGCACGTTGTCGCTATCGGCCGGCGCGCGCTCGCCCATCATCCTGGGCACGGAGGCCGAGGCGCTGACCGCGCCGGACTACGAAACCGCGCTGGCCAACCTCGAGCGCGCCCGACAACATCGCGACCAGGCGCAGCGCGAATTTGAAGCGGCGCGTCGCCTCTTGGCACAAACCACCCAAGCGCGCGACCTTTTCAACCGCGAAAGCGCCAACCGGCGCAGCCGCCTCGAAGCGATGCAGCGCAAGATCAGCCTGCTGGAGGAATCCCTGGCTGCGCTGGCCGGCGACATGCAACGCCTGACCGAAGAGGTCGAGTCGCTCGACCGGCAACTGGCGGAGGCCGACGACGCGCTCGCCCAGCGCGAAGCGGCCCTCGCCCAAGCGCAGCAGGCGCTGCGCGAACTGGACGCTCGCCTGAACGAGCAGCTCCAAAGCGGCTGGCTGGAGTCGCTCACGGCCGCACAAGCGATGCTCGCAGCCGCGCAGGGCGCGGTGCAAAACGCCGAATCGCTCAGCCGCGAACGCGCTGCGGCGCGCGCCGAGGCGCTGGCGCAGCGCGAAACGCGCGCACGCCGCCTGGCCGAACTGACCGCGCAACTGCAAGCGGCTGAGGCCACGCTTCAACCCATGGCCGACACGGTCGCTCAGACAGAAGCCGCCTGGCGCGAGGCCGACGCCGAGATCGCGCCGTTACAAAGCGAGATCGCCGCCGTCGAGGCGCAGCTCGCCGAGTTGGATGAGCACCGGCGAGCTGCCGAACGCACGCTGCGCGAGCGCGAATCCCACCTGAACGCGCTCACGCTGGAACTGGCGCGACACAACGACGAGTTGGAGAATCTGCGCCGACGCGCCCTGGTCGAAATCGAGCACGAAGCCCCGAAACCGGAGCAAGCGGAGGACGCCGCAAGCACAAACGGGATGGCCGAAGACCCGGCGCACATCCTGGAGACGTTGCCTTGCGTCGAAGCATTGCCCAGCGGCGTCGAGGAACGCATCGCCCAGTTGCGCGGCCAGATCAAACGCCTGGGCGCAATCAACTACGAGGCGCAGGCCGAGCTCGAGGCATTGAGCGAGCGACACCGCTTCATCACCGCGCAATGCGACGACCTGGAGAAAGCTTCGGCGTCGCTGAGGCAGGTGATCGCCGAGCTGAACGACGTGATGAAAGACACCTTTCGCCAGACGTTCGAGGCGATCGCCGGCGCCTTCCAGAACACATTCAAGACGTTGTTCGGCGGCGGCCAAGCACGGCTCACGCTCGTCCACCCAGACAACATTGACGAGTGCGGCGTGGAAATCCACGCCCAACCGCCCGGCAAGCGCCCGCAATCGTTAGCGTTGCTCTCTGGCGGTGAGCGCTCGCTCACCGCGACGGCGCTCCTGTTCGCCATCCTGCAGGTGAAGCCGACGCCCTTCTGCGTGCTAGACGAGGTGGACGCCGCGCTGGACGAGTCGAACGTCGGGCGCTTCCGTGCGATGCTGGAGCGCCTGAGCCACGGCACGCAGTTCATCATCATCACCCATAACCGGCGCACGGTGGAAGCTGCGACGACGATCTACGGCATCAGCATGGGCGCCGATGGCGCCAGTGCCGTGCTGAGCCTGCGGCTGGACGAAGTCAAGCTCGCCGACGGACCCCGCACATGA